Proteins encoded within one genomic window of Brenneria nigrifluens DSM 30175 = ATCC 13028:
- a CDS encoding ABC transporter substrate-binding protein, which translates to MRKYRVVALAVALLSASQALARQSIDFMFPAPVDGKLTMEMKRIISDYNASQDGVEVRGIFTGGYDTTKVKAEAAAKAGDPPALVIMSANFTADLVIKDQILPMDELFKYGDGQATPFLSENFWPALHQNAQVMGVTYAIPFHNSTPILYYNETLLKQAGFDQPPQTWDEVVAVAKKLTDPAKGQWGIMIPSTNDDYGGWMLSSLTRANGGAYYNADYPGEVYYNTASTKGALQFWRDLVYRHKVMPAGVLNSKQISAAFFSGKLGMAMLSTGALGFMRENTKDFPLGVAMMPEKERRSVTIGGASLVSFKGISEEQKKAAWQFLSYLVSPEVNGSWSRFTGYFAPRMAAYDLPEMKNYLAQDPRAKTALSQLQYAHPWYATYETVAVRKAMENQLAALLNDPAAKVDDAAARAQQEADGIMKPYVERTALKQAE; encoded by the coding sequence ATGCGTAAGTACCGTGTCGTGGCGCTGGCCGTCGCGCTGCTCAGTGCGAGCCAGGCGCTGGCCAGACAGAGTATCGACTTTATGTTTCCCGCGCCGGTGGACGGCAAGCTGACGATGGAAATGAAACGGATCATTAGCGACTACAACGCGTCGCAGGACGGGGTGGAGGTGCGTGGCATTTTTACCGGCGGCTACGACACCACCAAGGTAAAGGCCGAAGCCGCCGCGAAGGCGGGGGATCCGCCCGCGCTGGTGATCATGTCGGCCAACTTCACCGCCGATCTGGTTATCAAGGATCAGATCCTGCCGATGGATGAGCTGTTTAAATACGGCGACGGGCAAGCCACGCCGTTTCTGAGCGAAAATTTCTGGCCGGCGCTGCATCAGAACGCGCAGGTGATGGGGGTGACCTACGCCATTCCGTTCCACAACTCCACGCCGATCCTGTACTACAACGAGACTCTGCTGAAGCAGGCCGGATTCGACCAGCCGCCGCAGACCTGGGACGAGGTGGTCGCGGTAGCCAAAAAACTGACCGATCCGGCCAAAGGGCAGTGGGGTATTATGATCCCCTCCACCAACGATGATTACGGCGGCTGGATGCTCTCTTCCCTGACGCGCGCCAACGGCGGCGCTTACTATAACGCCGACTATCCCGGTGAAGTCTATTACAACACCGCCTCCACCAAAGGGGCGTTGCAGTTCTGGCGCGACCTGGTTTATCGCCACAAGGTGATGCCCGCCGGCGTACTTAATTCCAAGCAGATCAGCGCCGCGTTCTTCTCCGGCAAGCTGGGCATGGCGATGCTCAGTACCGGGGCGTTGGGCTTTATGCGCGAGAACACCAAAGATTTTCCGCTGGGCGTGGCGATGATGCCGGAGAAAGAGCGCCGCAGCGTAACCATCGGCGGCGCCAGCCTGGTGAGTTTTAAAGGCATTTCCGAAGAACAGAAGAAAGCCGCCTGGCAGTTTCTGAGCTATCTGGTCAGCCCGGAAGTGAACGGAAGCTGGAGCCGCTTCACCGGCTATTTCGCCCCGCGCATGGCCGCCTACGATCTGCCGGAGATGAAAAACTATCTGGCGCAGGATCCGCGGGCGAAAACGGCGCTGTCGCAGTTGCAGTACGCCCATCCGTGGTACGCCACCTACGAGACCGTCGCCGTGCGTAAGGCGATGGAAAATCAGCTGGCGGCCTTGCTTAACGATCCCGCCGCCAAGGTGGATGACGCCGCGGCCCGCGCCCAGCAGGAGGCGGACGGCATTATGAAGCCGTATGTGGAGAGGACGGCGCTGAAGCAGGCGGAATAG
- a CDS encoding ABC transporter ATP-binding protein, which produces MAVIRLRNISKRFEQTPALQSLSLDIAAGEFLVLVGPSGCGKSTLLRMLAGLESVSEGQILLGAEDITGWSPKQRNFSLIFQNYALFPHLTVEQNITFGMRMRGEPKAEYPERVRRVAGLLQLEDLLSRKPGKLSGGQRQRVAMARAIVRNPRLFLMDEPLSNLDARLRSDVRDGIMALHRQLQTTTVYVTHDQIEAMTMADRIAVLDRGELQQVGTPEQLYAHPANVFVAGFIGTPTMNMISLPCASGQAVLLDQHIALPETDETRALTTVLLGIRPEHITEQGAAAGRVQLPATVTQRELFGAEYLMQVDTPLGALRYRRANRQGVPAVGAALTLSFSLQDCHWFSGRTARNLSQEKKHA; this is translated from the coding sequence ATGGCTGTGATTCGGTTACGCAATATCAGCAAGCGGTTCGAACAGACCCCGGCGTTGCAATCGCTGTCGCTGGATATCGCCGCCGGGGAATTTCTGGTGCTGGTCGGTCCGTCCGGCTGCGGCAAAAGCACCCTGTTGCGTATGCTGGCGGGTTTGGAGAGCGTCAGCGAGGGGCAAATTCTGCTCGGCGCGGAAGATATCACCGGCTGGAGCCCGAAGCAGCGTAATTTTTCGCTGATCTTTCAGAACTACGCGCTGTTTCCCCACCTGACCGTGGAGCAGAACATCACCTTCGGCATGCGTATGCGCGGCGAGCCGAAAGCGGAGTATCCGGAGCGGGTGCGCCGGGTCGCCGGGCTGTTGCAGCTTGAAGATCTGCTGAGCCGCAAGCCGGGAAAACTCTCCGGCGGCCAGCGTCAGCGGGTGGCGATGGCGCGGGCGATTGTCCGCAATCCGCGCCTGTTTCTGATGGATGAGCCGCTGTCCAACCTGGACGCCCGGCTGCGCAGCGACGTGCGCGACGGGATTATGGCGCTGCATCGGCAGTTGCAAACCACCACCGTTTACGTCACCCACGATCAGATTGAGGCCATGACCATGGCCGATCGCATCGCCGTGCTGGATCGGGGCGAATTGCAGCAGGTAGGCACGCCCGAACAGCTGTATGCCCATCCCGCCAACGTGTTTGTGGCGGGATTTATCGGCACCCCGACGATGAATATGATCTCGTTGCCCTGCGCGTCGGGGCAGGCCGTACTGCTCGATCAACACATAGCTCTGCCGGAAACGGACGAAACCCGCGCGTTGACGACGGTGCTGCTGGGCATTCGCCCGGAACATATTACCGAGCAGGGCGCGGCGGCGGGGCGGGTGCAACTGCCGGCCACGGTGACGCAGCGCGAGCTGTTTGGCGCGGAATACCTGATGCAGGTGGATACCCCGCTGGGCGCGTTGCGCTACCGGCGCGCCAATCGCCAGGGCGTGCCGGCGGTCGGCGCCGCGCTGACGCTGAGCTTTTCGCTACAGGATTGTCATTGGTTTTCCGGGCGCACCGCCCGTAATTTATCCCAGGAGAAAAAACATGCGTAA
- a CDS encoding phosphodiesterase, translating to MLLAQISDLHFRSEGRKLYEFIDVNGQNAQVVSQLNALTERPDAVVVSGDIVNCGCPREYQVARRVLQMLDYPLYVIPGNHDDKHHFLDAMRPLCPQLGNDAENIRYVVDDFPLRLLFIDSSLTGQSKGWLTPATLDWLEQQLTAHQERESAIFMHHPPLPLGSAQMDPIACENGREILQLIERFPQLTRVFCGHNHRLIVTQYRQAIVATVPGTVHQVPYFHHDDAPYYNLEPASFVMHRHVPLTGLVSYCQSLAPFAGPYRYDPRISCPVDEPWL from the coding sequence ATGTTGCTGGCACAGATTTCCGATCTGCATTTTCGCAGTGAGGGGCGCAAGTTATATGAATTTATTGATGTTAACGGTCAGAATGCGCAGGTGGTCAGTCAGCTGAACGCGCTGACGGAGCGGCCGGACGCGGTGGTGGTGAGCGGCGATATCGTCAACTGCGGCTGCCCGCGGGAGTATCAGGTGGCGCGCCGCGTGCTGCAGATGCTGGACTATCCGCTCTACGTGATCCCGGGCAATCACGACGACAAACACCATTTTCTCGACGCCATGCGTCCGCTGTGCCCGCAGCTGGGGAACGACGCGGAAAATATCCGCTATGTGGTGGACGACTTCCCGCTACGGCTGTTGTTTATCGACAGCAGTTTGACCGGGCAGTCGAAAGGCTGGCTGACGCCGGCGACGCTTGACTGGCTGGAGCAGCAGCTAACGGCACATCAGGAGCGGGAAAGCGCGATCTTCATGCACCATCCGCCGCTGCCGCTGGGGTCGGCGCAGATGGATCCCATCGCCTGCGAAAACGGCCGTGAAATATTGCAGTTGATCGAGCGCTTCCCGCAGCTGACGCGGGTGTTCTGCGGCCATAACCATCGTTTGATCGTTACCCAATATCGGCAGGCGATCGTCGCCACCGTGCCGGGCACGGTGCATCAGGTGCCCTATTTTCATCATGACGACGCGCCTTACTACAATCTCGAACCGGCCTCTTTCGTTATGCACCGCCACGTTCCGCTTACCGGTCTGGTCAGCTACTGCCAGTCGCTGGCGCCGTTTGCCGGTCCTTATCGCTACGATCCGCGGATCAGCTGCCCGGTGGATGAGCCATGGCTGTGA
- a CDS encoding carbohydrate ABC transporter permease produces MSAERFRPLRATSRLTLPLLLICAALLWISPFLWMLSSSVSTGSFGADMASLLPRFPLTLDNFREAWSSADWPRLYANTLIFALGTFVVQLATITTAGYIFAYHQFRGKTLLFYLLLIQLMIMPVVMMVPNMMTLKQLGLLNTLTGVMMPYFASAFGVFLMRQAFLNISKEIEEAALMEGCRWWQVVFHVLIPMTWPSILAFATVSITYHWNEYLWPLMVLNDPDKQVLTIGLVSFAMGAESGGQWGLICAGTLLVCLPLMLAFVLFQKQFLSSFGFSGIK; encoded by the coding sequence ATGAGCGCTGAGCGTTTCCGCCCGCTGCGGGCGACCAGCCGCCTGACGCTGCCGCTGCTGTTGATCTGCGCCGCGCTGCTGTGGATCAGCCCCTTTCTGTGGATGCTGTCGTCGTCCGTCAGCACCGGCAGTTTTGGCGCGGATATGGCTTCACTGCTGCCCCGTTTTCCGCTGACGCTGGATAACTTCCGCGAGGCGTGGAGCAGCGCCGACTGGCCGCGCCTGTACGCCAACACGCTGATTTTCGCGCTGGGCACCTTTGTGGTGCAGTTGGCGACCATCACCACCGCCGGATATATCTTCGCCTACCACCAGTTTCGCGGCAAAACCCTGCTGTTCTACCTGCTGCTGATCCAACTGATGATCATGCCGGTGGTAATGATGGTGCCGAACATGATGACGCTGAAACAGCTGGGCCTGCTCAATACCCTGACCGGGGTGATGATGCCCTATTTTGCCTCGGCGTTCGGCGTATTCCTGATGCGCCAGGCGTTTCTCAATATTTCCAAAGAAATTGAAGAGGCGGCGCTGATGGAGGGCTGCCGCTGGTGGCAGGTTGTGTTCCACGTACTGATCCCCATGACCTGGCCGTCGATTCTGGCTTTCGCCACCGTCAGCATCACCTACCACTGGAACGAATACCTGTGGCCGCTGATGGTGCTCAACGACCCGGATAAACAGGTGCTGACCATCGGTCTGGTGTCGTTCGCCATGGGCGCGGAGTCCGGCGGGCAGTGGGGGCTGATTTGCGCCGGTACGCTGCTGGTGTGTTTGCCGCTGATGCTGGCGTTCGTGCTGTTCCAAAAACAGTTTCTGAGTAGTTTTGGTTTTTCGGGTATCAAGTAG
- a CDS encoding carbohydrate ABC transporter permease encodes MRAKYFPYLVLLPTLIFLFAFTYFPLLRSAIDSLYDTRMNAGQPQFVGLDNMARLLRDTVFWQALWNNVLYILLTVIPGVLLALLLAVVLWENTPVNRWLRTAFFFPMIVPLVSAATLWLFIFMPGLGLLDYYLAKIFGPMNNNYLGMSDTALAAVSVIGIWKFAGYYMLFFLAGLQSVSTSAREAAIMEGASKRQVFFHITLPLLRPTIAFVVTIAFIYAITQIDHVAVMTRGGPNNATNVLLYYIQDLANDTHDLGKASAATFLTLLLLFAFSVLNLRVLEKGAHYER; translated from the coding sequence ATGCGTGCAAAATATTTTCCTTATCTGGTGCTGTTGCCAACGCTGATTTTTCTGTTCGCCTTTACCTATTTCCCGCTGCTGCGTTCGGCTATCGACAGTCTCTATGACACCCGGATGAACGCAGGCCAGCCACAGTTCGTCGGGCTGGACAATATGGCGCGCCTGCTGCGGGATACGGTGTTCTGGCAGGCGCTGTGGAACAATGTGCTGTATATCCTGCTGACCGTGATCCCCGGGGTGCTGCTGGCCTTGCTGCTGGCGGTGGTGCTGTGGGAAAACACCCCCGTCAACCGCTGGCTGCGCACCGCCTTTTTCTTTCCGATGATTGTGCCGCTGGTCAGCGCGGCGACGCTGTGGCTGTTTATCTTTATGCCGGGACTGGGTCTGCTGGATTACTATCTGGCGAAAATTTTCGGCCCGATGAACAATAACTACCTGGGCATGAGCGATACGGCGTTGGCGGCGGTGAGCGTCATCGGCATCTGGAAATTCGCCGGTTACTACATGCTGTTTTTCCTCGCCGGATTGCAGTCTGTTTCCACCTCGGCGCGCGAAGCCGCCATTATGGAAGGGGCGTCGAAACGGCAGGTCTTTTTCCATATTACCCTGCCGCTGCTGCGGCCGACCATCGCCTTTGTCGTCACCATCGCCTTTATTTACGCCATTACCCAGATCGACCACGTGGCGGTGATGACGCGCGGCGGGCCGAACAACGCCACCAACGTGCTGCTGTATTACATTCAGGATCTGGCGAACGATACCCACGATCTCGGCAAGGCCTCCGCCGCCACCTTTCTCACGCTGCTGCTGCTGTTCGCGTTCTCGGTGCTGAACCTGCGGGTGCTGGAAAAAGGCGCGCACTATGAGCGCTGA
- the gcvP gene encoding aminomethyl-transferring glycine dehydrogenase, translating to MTQTLSQLEYNGAFVERHIGPSAGQRRHMLAAVGAASLDELIRQIVPADIQLPSPPAVGDAATEYQALAELKDIAGRNQRYKSYIGMGYGAVLMPPVILRNVLENPGWYTAYTPYQPEVSQGRLEALLNFQQVTQDLTGLELASASLLDEATAAAEAMAMAKRISKLKQADRFFVADDVHPQTLDVVRTRAQTFGFEVVVGKAQEALADDAVFGVLLQQAGTGGELHDYRDLMAELKQRKVISCVAADIMALVLLSAPGKQGADIVFGSAQRFGVPMGYGGPHAAFFACRDEYKRAMPGRIIGVSRDAAGNTALRMAMQTREQHIRREKANSNICTSQVLLANIASLYAVFHGPQGLRRIAGRIHRLTDILALGLRRGGLTLRHHSWFDTLTVEVEDKEAVLSRALSFGVNLRADLDGAVGISLDEATDREDVLTLFSILLGYAHGLDIDALDAAVGRQAASIPAALQRDDAILCHPVFNRYHSETEMMRYLHRLERKDLALNQAMIPLGSCTMKLNAAAEMLPITWPEFAELHPFCPPEQAQGYHKMIEQLAGWLVQLTGYDAVCMQPNSGAQGEYAGLLAIRRYHHSRNESARDVCLIPSSAHGTNPASAQMAGMSVVVVACDKHGNIDLHDLREKARSAGERLSCIMVTYPSTHGVYEETIREVCQIVHQFGGQVYLDGANMNAQVGITSPGYIGADVSHLNLHKTFCIPHGGGGPGMGPIGVKAHLAPFVPGHQVVKIDGMLTGQGAVSAAPFGSASILPISWMYIRMMGAEGLKQASQMAILNANYIAARLQSAYPVLYSGRDGRVAHECILDIRPLKERSGISEMDIAKRLIDYGFHAPTMSFPVAGTLMVEPTESESQAELDRFIDAMLAIRAEIDRVVNGEWPLEDNPLVNAPHTQDELAAEWPHPYSRELAVFPAGSENKYWPTVKRLDDVYGDRHLFCSCVPLEDYR from the coding sequence ATGACCCAGACTCTCAGTCAGCTTGAATATAACGGCGCTTTTGTTGAACGCCATATCGGTCCCTCCGCCGGCCAGCGCCGGCATATGCTGGCGGCGGTCGGCGCGGCGTCGCTCGATGAGTTAATCCGCCAGATTGTGCCCGCCGATATCCAGTTGCCCAGTCCGCCGGCGGTGGGCGACGCGGCGACGGAGTATCAGGCGTTGGCGGAACTGAAGGATATCGCCGGCCGGAATCAGCGCTACAAAAGCTATATCGGCATGGGCTACGGCGCGGTGCTGATGCCGCCGGTGATTTTGCGCAACGTGCTGGAAAATCCGGGTTGGTACACCGCCTACACGCCGTATCAGCCGGAGGTGTCGCAGGGGCGTCTGGAGGCATTACTTAATTTTCAGCAGGTGACGCAGGATTTAACCGGTCTGGAACTGGCGTCCGCCTCGTTGCTGGATGAAGCCACGGCGGCGGCTGAAGCCATGGCGATGGCCAAACGCATCAGCAAGCTGAAGCAGGCCGACCGTTTCTTTGTCGCCGATGACGTTCACCCGCAAACGCTGGACGTGGTGCGCACGCGCGCCCAGACCTTCGGCTTCGAGGTGGTGGTGGGCAAGGCGCAAGAGGCGCTGGCGGATGACGCGGTGTTCGGCGTGTTATTGCAACAGGCGGGGACCGGCGGCGAACTGCATGATTACCGCGATCTGATGGCCGAACTGAAGCAGCGCAAGGTCATCAGCTGCGTCGCCGCCGATATCATGGCGCTGGTGCTGTTGAGCGCGCCGGGCAAACAGGGCGCGGATATCGTCTTCGGTTCCGCCCAGCGCTTTGGTGTGCCGATGGGCTACGGCGGGCCGCATGCCGCGTTCTTCGCCTGTCGGGACGAATACAAACGCGCCATGCCGGGGCGGATTATCGGCGTGTCGCGCGACGCCGCGGGCAATACCGCTTTGCGTATGGCGATGCAGACCCGCGAGCAGCATATCCGCCGCGAGAAAGCCAACTCCAATATCTGCACCTCGCAGGTGCTGCTGGCCAATATCGCCAGCCTGTACGCCGTATTCCACGGCCCGCAAGGGTTGCGGCGCATCGCCGGGCGCATCCATCGGCTGACGGATATTTTGGCGCTCGGGCTGCGGCGGGGCGGACTGACGCTGCGCCACCACAGCTGGTTCGACACCCTGACCGTTGAGGTGGAGGACAAAGAGGCGGTATTGAGCCGGGCGCTAAGCTTTGGCGTCAACCTGCGCGCCGATCTTGACGGCGCGGTGGGGATTTCGCTGGATGAAGCCACCGATCGGGAAGACGTGCTGACGCTGTTTTCCATCCTGCTGGGATACGCCCACGGGCTGGATATCGATGCGCTCGATGCGGCGGTCGGCCGACAGGCGGCGTCGATTCCCGCCGCTTTGCAACGGGATGACGCCATTCTTTGCCACCCGGTGTTTAACCGCTATCACAGCGAAACCGAGATGATGCGCTATCTGCATCGTCTGGAACGCAAGGATCTGGCGCTCAATCAGGCGATGATCCCGCTGGGGTCCTGCACCATGAAGCTCAACGCCGCCGCGGAAATGCTGCCGATTACCTGGCCGGAATTCGCCGAACTGCATCCGTTCTGTCCGCCTGAGCAGGCGCAGGGCTACCACAAGATGATCGAACAACTTGCCGGTTGGCTGGTGCAACTGACGGGTTACGACGCGGTGTGCATGCAGCCTAACTCCGGCGCGCAGGGAGAATACGCCGGGTTGCTGGCGATCCGGCGTTATCACCACAGCCGCAACGAATCCGCCCGCGACGTCTGCCTGATCCCCAGTTCGGCGCATGGCACCAATCCGGCGTCGGCGCAGATGGCGGGGATGAGCGTGGTGGTGGTGGCCTGCGACAAGCACGGCAACATCGACCTGCACGATCTGCGGGAAAAGGCGCGCTCGGCGGGCGAACGGCTGTCCTGCATTATGGTGACCTATCCGTCCACCCACGGCGTGTATGAGGAAACTATCCGCGAGGTGTGCCAGATCGTGCATCAGTTCGGCGGCCAGGTGTATCTGGACGGCGCCAATATGAATGCGCAGGTTGGCATTACCTCGCCGGGCTATATCGGCGCCGACGTTTCCCATCTCAATCTGCATAAAACCTTCTGCATTCCGCACGGCGGCGGCGGTCCGGGCATGGGACCGATCGGGGTAAAAGCCCATCTGGCGCCGTTTGTGCCGGGGCACCAGGTGGTCAAAATCGACGGTATGCTGACCGGGCAGGGCGCGGTATCCGCCGCGCCGTTCGGCAGCGCCTCCATCCTGCCCATCAGTTGGATGTATATCCGCATGATGGGCGCGGAAGGGCTGAAACAGGCGAGCCAGATGGCGATCCTCAACGCCAACTACATCGCGGCGCGGCTACAGTCGGCGTATCCGGTGCTGTATAGCGGACGGGACGGGCGCGTCGCCCATGAATGCATTCTGGATATCCGTCCGCTAAAGGAGCGCAGCGGCATTAGCGAAATGGATATCGCCAAACGGCTGATTGATTACGGTTTTCACGCCCCCACCATGTCATTCCCGGTGGCCGGTACACTGATGGTCGAACCCACAGAGTCGGAAAGTCAGGCCGAGCTGGATCGGTTTATCGACGCCATGTTGGCGATTCGCGCGGAGATCGATCGCGTGGTTAACGGCGAGTGGCCGCTGGAAGATAATCCGCTGGTGAACGCCCCGCACACCCAGGACGAATTGGCCGCGGAGTGGCCGCATCCCTACAGCCGCGAGCTGGCGGTATTCCCGGCGGGCAGCGAAAACAAATACTGGCCGACGGTAAAACGGCTGGACGATGTCTACGGCGACCGTCATCTGTTCTGTTCCTGCGTGCCGCTGGAGGATTACCGGTAA
- the gcvH gene encoding glycine cleavage system protein GcvH, which produces MSDVPAELKYTASHEWVLSEGEGVYSVGITEHAQELLGDMVFIDLPEVGTIVAAGDDCAVAESVKAASDIYAPISGEIIEVNDELENAPELVNSAPYTDGWLFRIRSSDESDLDELLDAEGYQATLEEDE; this is translated from the coding sequence ATGAGCGATGTACCAGCAGAACTAAAATATACTGCTTCCCATGAGTGGGTATTGTCCGAAGGCGAAGGCGTATATAGCGTTGGCATCACCGAACACGCGCAGGAGTTATTGGGCGATATGGTGTTTATCGATTTGCCGGAGGTCGGCACCATCGTCGCCGCGGGCGATGACTGCGCCGTCGCCGAGTCGGTCAAGGCGGCTTCCGATATCTATGCGCCGATCAGCGGTGAAATTATCGAAGTCAATGACGAGTTGGAAAACGCCCCCGAGCTGGTTAACAGCGCCCCCTATACCGATGGCTGGCTGTTCCGTATCCGCTCGTCCGACGAGTCCGACCTGGATGAACTGCTTGATGCCGAGGGATATCAGGCGACGCTGGAAGAAGACGAATAA
- the gcvT gene encoding glycine cleavage system aminomethyltransferase GcvT, with protein MAKQTPLYQQHLADGAKIVDFHGWMMPLHYGSQLDEHHIVRRDAGMFDVSHMTIVDLHGVRTREFLRYLLANDVAKLTQPGKALYTGMLNASGGVIDDLIVYFLAEDYFRLVVNSATRDKDLAWIARHAEPFMLDIRVRDDLALVAVQGPQAQQKAQRLLNDAQREQVAGMKPFFGVQADDFFIATTGYTGEAGYEIALPREQAVGLWQRLLSEGVKPCGLGARDTLRLEAGMNLYGQDMDEGISPLAANMGWTIVWQPEDRQFIGREALERQREKGTEQLVGLVLTEKGVLRNGLPVRFTDGDGVMREGVITSGSFSPTLGLSIALARVPVGIGKQAIVQIRNRELPVHVTKPGFVRGGKPVFSIN; from the coding sequence ATGGCAAAGCAGACTCCGTTGTATCAGCAGCACCTGGCGGACGGCGCCAAAATAGTGGATTTTCACGGTTGGATGATGCCGCTGCATTACGGCTCCCAGCTTGATGAGCACCATATCGTGCGGCGCGACGCCGGCATGTTCGATGTGTCCCATATGACCATCGTGGATTTGCACGGCGTGCGAACCCGCGAATTTCTGCGCTACCTGCTGGCGAACGACGTGGCGAAGCTCACCCAGCCGGGCAAGGCGCTCTATACCGGCATGTTGAATGCGTCCGGCGGCGTGATTGACGATCTGATCGTCTATTTTCTGGCGGAAGACTATTTCCGGCTGGTGGTGAATTCGGCCACCCGCGACAAAGATCTGGCCTGGATCGCCCGGCACGCCGAACCGTTTATGCTGGATATCCGCGTGCGGGACGATCTGGCGCTGGTGGCGGTTCAGGGACCGCAGGCGCAGCAAAAGGCGCAGCGCTTGCTGAATGACGCCCAGCGTGAGCAGGTCGCGGGCATGAAGCCCTTTTTCGGCGTGCAGGCCGATGACTTTTTCATCGCCACGACCGGCTATACCGGCGAGGCGGGCTATGAAATCGCGCTGCCGCGGGAGCAGGCGGTCGGCCTCTGGCAGCGGCTGTTGTCCGAGGGCGTCAAGCCTTGCGGCCTGGGGGCGCGTGACACTTTGCGGCTGGAGGCCGGGATGAATCTTTACGGTCAGGATATGGACGAAGGCATTTCGCCGCTGGCCGCCAATATGGGCTGGACCATCGTCTGGCAGCCTGAGGATCGTCAGTTTATCGGCCGCGAGGCGCTGGAGCGCCAACGGGAAAAAGGCACCGAGCAGTTGGTCGGGCTGGTGCTGACGGAAAAAGGCGTATTGCGTAATGGTCTGCCGGTGCGCTTTACTGATGGCGACGGCGTGATGCGGGAAGGAGTCATTACCAGCGGCTCTTTTTCCCCTACGCTGGGGCTGAGTATCGCGCTGGCGCGCGTCCCGGTCGGCATCGGCAAACAGGCGATTGTGCAGATCCGCAACCGCGAACTCCCTGTGCATGTCACCAAACCCGGTTTTGTCCGTGGCGGAAAACCCGTTTTCAGTATTAACTGA